The stretch of DNA GTTGTTTGGTTTGTAATTGCTTATGGTAAATAATGTTAttctttaagaaaaacttttaaACGATGCGTTCGGACGATTGAATTTAAggcaaaatatttaaatttagatctttaaaatctaaagcgTTAGCTCGGattatgtatttaaaattagatttagaTATCAGATTTTAATGTTTCAAAATCttagattataaattatgtTAAGAATGGGGATTTGGATTCGAAATCACAAcataatctaaatttaaatccGAATCTAATTATAAATGTTCGAACCAAATCCAATTACAAAAAGGGTGGGCCTACTATCCTGCTCCATCTTTACCGTTAGGCGTATCgcttagatattttttttcacatttttttaattcatttaaatatttttaaaaaataaaaaaatatatcaatatacttaaattcattttcttaattattaagtaaaattttttttttgattaacGGTCAAATAGGGCAATCAAACAAAGtggataaaataatattttccttaatggTATTGCAGGGcagataacataattattattttaaaaaaataatttcctatttatgttaaaaagaaaaaagaaaaaagaagaaattataatttcttaacTGTTGGCCGGGACCTTAAACTTACTTTACCACAATATTcgtatatttcttaattttgttatcacatattttgaatatataatctgatattattatataaatgcTACTTAGCTTCTCAATATTATCGTCTAAAATTACcttttgattaatttaattttttaattaatgattaaagaaataattattaataaaattgaatatttttaaatttttttaataactaagattgttaaaaaaaaataaaaataagtaggCCCAGCTTTTAGCGGTAACTCTGGCCCGCCCGCATGCACCTtcctaaattaaaataaaaatgcatgttCTCTCAAATCGTCATCTTTGACAGTGTAATAGTGAGCGATTTGACAATTCATCAAGATTTGACAGTGATTTCagatcttgaaaaaataaataaatttaaactagCTATAAAATACAaacccagtttttttttaaaaaatatatatattcatcatcttattaaatatatgacaGATAACGAGTAGaagaatgaaaatttaataagtttaataagaaaaaaataaaaaaatataatatgtagagaAAGATGAGTAGGAAATGTCGTTTCTTTATTAGTTTTGTTGAAGGTGTCAAGAGCTAGGATTCAGTTCAAAGGTGCTTAATTCGGGTGTGCCTGCCTCCTCAACAAACATCATTATTGATCATTTCACCTTCTGCATTACGTACGTGCTTGTCCTTTCAGTGTTGAGTAGAAAATGTCCATGCAAGCACGCATGCACGCCACCATCAGCCATTTCATTAATCTGTACGTCAAGCACGACAAAAGCATGCACGCACGAATTGAAGCAGCATGCAGAATGACCAGATGATCATAGAGAGCGCGACACGGAGAAAGACGTACAGTAAGACAGGACAACATGAGTTGAATGATCAAAGTCCTTATGGAACTGGAACTCTGAAGCTGATGGGTAAAGGCATTAAAAATTGTGAAGCGAACAATCGATGGGTACGAGAGTACTGTATAAGTGGTACTGCAAATGAGCATTTGGAACTGATCAAAAGTTAAAGGTTTCAGACTTTCGGTCATATATCCACGTCCATGAACGAACAAGAACCAATTAATTGTCTGCCCACATCTATGTATCTTAACATTCTCACCAGCTCTCTGAAGTCTGATATCCTTTTTGACCAGTTTTGAAGGAAAGCCAGTCTTTTTGTGcttttgtttggttgctaaTTAGcaataaataacattattttcgagataacaaaacaaattaaagccgAGAATTAAGACAACCAATTTGTCTACCCCATATTGTTTAATCACATGTGCATAATAAAGCCGAGAATTAAGacaaccaaacaaaattaaagctCAAGCATATACCTTAGCgtaaaaaattaagaagttcGAGATAACAAAACTCAAGCCAGGAATTCTttatgacaagaaaaaaaaaaaaaaaaaaaacgcggGGATTAACGCCGCTATTCTTTCATCTACAATGAATCGCATCACAAGATGCTAAACTCTCTTTGTTCTAACTATGACGAACCGATCAATCATTCCCTGAGGGCCTAAACCATgcaaagtaaaacaaaaagacaaaagggTAGACAGATAGAGGTTTAATGGGCTCTTTTTTGGGTATACAAAGCAAAAAAAAGTACTCCACCAAATTATGTAGCTGCTTGATCTATGGAGCTTGAGGGAGCTTTTAAAAATGGCTGAAGAAGGTCACGGAGGAGGACCAAATCCAGGGAGATTAGGCCACTGACTTGGATTCGAAGTAGAAGCAGCATTGTTATTGCCGTTAGCATTACCAGTGGCGGTGGCAGCGGTGCTAATACTCCACAGAGTGGTGTCAGCGGCCGTGGCGTTAGTATTGTTCAgaaagctctgataccagtcATGGGAAGAAGTGTTGGTCTGCCTGTTTGACTGACTCCATGTTTCTCCAGTAAAATAGAGCGGTTCCATGCTTCTATCTATGTTACCCATTGGATAAAATTGCCTTTGCTGGACTTGCCGCTGCTGCTGTTGTGACCCAAACGAAGGGACAGTAAACCGGCCTTGTAGAAGATCCAAATTTGAAGAACCCTCCAAACTTCCCCTAGCATAAGTGAGAGCTTGACTGAAAGAATGTGGTTGATTCATTAACGATTGAATTGCTGCCAAAGAGGATAAATTCCCACCTCCAGCATAGTACGGCGCAGTTGAATGGATCGATGCTCCAGATTGTGAAGCCAAATTGCCGGGTTCTGTGGTCATTAGAGCTGGACTTGGGGTGAAAACTGGATCGGAGGGGATTATAGCTGGTGGGTTTGTCAAATTTTGTTGTACTTGCTGCGGCTGTGGGGGCTGCTGAGACCGAGAATTCTCGCCAGCAGATGAGGAGGTTTTTGCACGCTTCCCCTTCCTGCAACCGCCTCCGACGGGGACGTTTCTGAGGGTTCCTCCTTGAGTCCAGTACCTTCTACAAGCCTTGCAGTAGTAACGGGGCTGAGACAGGCTATAGTTGTTGTAATAACAAAACTTGGTGTTGAGAGACTCACAGCGAGGGCATTTTTGAGGATGATGATGCTGATCGTTTTCAGCTTGCAGAGGCTTTAGTTTCGAGTCTTGTGCCTTCATGTCTTCTGgtcctcctccatctctctcttgGTGCATCTTTGTTTCTCTAAatcttctctattatttttggaGGTGTGGTCTTTCTTCTTGTGGTTGTGAACTTGTGGTTTCGTCTATATATCGAGAAAGGCTGGGGGGGTGGTTCTTCCGTTAATTGATGAGCAAGCAGGTTTTTGGGGAGGAGTCAATTTTGAGCGTTTCAGTTTGAAAGTCAACGTGTCTGTCTCT from Juglans regia cultivar Chandler chromosome 4, Walnut 2.0, whole genome shotgun sequence encodes:
- the LOC109014435 gene encoding dof zinc finger protein DOF2.1-like isoform X2, with the protein product MPSLRYWTQGGTLRNVPVGGGCRKGKRAKTSSSAGENSRSQQPPQPQQVQQNLTNPPAIIPSDPVFTPSPALMTTEPGNLASQSGASIHSTAPYYAGGGNLSSLAAIQSLMNQPHSFSQALTYARGSLEGSSNLDLLQGRFTVPSFGSQQQQRQVQQRQFYPMGNIDRSMEPLYFTGETWSQSNRQTNTSSHDWYQSFLNNTNATAADTTLWSISTAATATGNANGNNNAASTSNPSQWPNLPGFGPPP
- the LOC109014435 gene encoding dof zinc finger protein DOF2.1-like isoform X1, with the translated sequence MHQERDGGGPEDMKAQDSKLKPLQAENDQHHHPQKCPRCESLNTKFCYYNNYSLSQPRYYCKACRRYWTQGGTLRNVPVGGGCRKGKRAKTSSSAGENSRSQQPPQPQQVQQNLTNPPAIIPSDPVFTPSPALMTTEPGNLASQSGASIHSTAPYYAGGGNLSSLAAIQSLMNQPHSFSQALTYARGSLEGSSNLDLLQGRFTVPSFGSQQQQRQVQQRQFYPMGNIDRSMEPLYFTGETWSQSNRQTNTSSHDWYQSFLNNTNATAADTTLWSISTAATATGNANGNNNAASTSNPSQWPNLPGFGPPP